attatattactAGCTAGAAATGCATTTAAGGTTAATTGGTGTTTAAATATCCAAGAGGACAGGTTTAGATTCGTTGGCACATTTTAAAATCGAATACATTAGCTTAACAAATCCAGTGTCTTTAGGTTTTTCCAATCCTCTTAAGATGCGATTTTTCATTACCGAGACAAATTCTTTGTTGCTCAACTGTCCGTCCACTTtaaatgtaagaaaataatttaattttataaagctCACAACATTTTTCAAGCTCAAACTTActgttttcatcaaaaatagtAAACACAACATCAATAACATGGTCCGATAAATTCACCATAGCTACAGTTTTAGCAACGTGCTTTAAGGTTGCTGGATCAATAGAAGCACCCGCAATGTGGTAAAATGTCAAAGCCGTATCAACGTCattaatattattcaaaaagtgGAAAAAGTCTAGATAATCTGTCTTGGAAATGCCCTTTCCATGGTCACGGAATCGACGCTTCACTCGTTTAACCTTCTTTTGCTTCTTTTTATCAGAATACCCGGCATAGGCTATCATCAGCTCCGCGAAATCTGCTTCACTTATCATTCCATTTTCGTctggtttttttctttcaaactccAAAGACAGCATTTCACGTTGCAGTTGTCTTTGAAAGtccaaaaacttttcaattgtcagttttttgttcatattcCGACCGAAGAAATAGGTTGTCAATGCCGAATTGACGCcctaaaaattgaaagaatccTTAAATTTTGATCTTCAAATAAAGGGACATGTTGTTAGAGTGTCAAGTGTTGTGCAAAGTATCATATTCACAAACATAAGTGTTTGAgagtgcaaacaaaaataatgcaaaaggAAAAGAGTGCAAAAGTACAGAAAGGAGAGTACCTCGGATTTCTTAGTACACAACAAGGAGAAAAACAAAGATACAttagaaaaagaacaaacaccGATTAATTGGCACTTAAGGCTATGTTTGAGAATAGGTAGCTACCTTAAATGTGCTTCCAGTATGGGAATGATCTCGATGTCGGTTACCTATACTCGTCTGCTGACGTATGAGGGTAGCAACCTTTTCAAATTCCTCCGAGTCCACATCACCGTCACCGTTCAAGTCAAACATCCTAAAAGCTATCTCAAAATGGCGCCTGGAAGCTGAAAATATatgtgaaaatgaaaatcatttGAGGTGCAATCAGGTGGTTTTCCACACTTAAATTAAAAGGCTCTTAGTTAAAGTCCAAAGCTCTCCAAAGTGCGTAgcccaaaggcagtaaacattattaaaatacgCGTCCCGGCGCATGACAGTGTCAGCAAACTTtcactctcaaaaaaaaaacacaaaattataacttttaacATCCCAATCCCAGCTAGGGTGGGTGCTATCGCTGTTCTTGCCGATAGTCGGATAGTTGCATATGTTCGCCTTCCTTGCTTGGTCTCCAGTGTCGTGAGGACATATTTTTTTCGTGGAGctattgaaaaactgaaactgtGGATACATTTTTTAGCTGCTTCTGGTTAGTTGATATTTTTCTTAGTCTTTTCTACCTCTGTGCTATTTTAAAACaagtattaataaaataattcatgaAAGGACTTATTTTTCAAGTGCGAATTGGTATTGAAAATTGTGTGTTTCTAAGTTTCGAGGATTTAAAAtcacaacaagaaaaaaaccacccacacccTAACCCACACTGCTGTCGTCATACATTGGGGGTTTTCCAAAAAGGACATTAGACATTCAACAAGGTGCTGTGTGCACTAGTTCATTCTTTGTTTGCATttcatttcaagtttttcttttattttcgtcCTTTGTGTCCTTCCCCCAACAATagttttggttaaaaatcgctttttattgtttaaatgcaCGTTTTAATTCTGGGCggtgtttttgggttttgtttCAAGTGAAAATTGCGCCGCTTTAAGTGACAGCTTtgtctttttttctattatgtGTACATTTCAGCAAAAGTGACATGAATTGGCAGAAAGGACGAACAAAGTTTCACTAAAAATAATGAGAAAACGAAGAAAATATATCAACAAAACAAGCTCAATTGTAACAAAAGATAAGGAGCGAGGTTAAAGAGTGAATTAATTAAGAAGAAACAACAGcttagcttcagcttcagccaGAAAAGAAAAACTCGTAAGGCACCATGCTGAAGCGAATATGCTCAAGGCGACGtgtcaatatttatttcaagtttaCTCTGCTCTTGCTGTTGGCGATTTTCTACATAACTTTTCTCTTTCGAGAATCTTTAAATGCTTTCGAAATGAATAAAGATAAATCACTCAACAAGCCAGAAGTAAGTTCAAAACTATATATTGAATTGATTAAATACCAATGaacataaatattgttttcttaaagTCAAACCCAAAACCTGAAATAATTAGAAACAGACGTCGACACCAGGTCAAAATCGAGGTGGATCCATATGCAGATTTCCAAGTCAGGACCACCAAAATCCCAACGACCCTCAATCCAGTCTACGAATATTCCGAAGAGATCCACAGTGCTACCGAAAGAAATCTGACGAGCCGAAAAACCCACCTCAACGAAATAtgcaaaaaaaggaatattGTGTCCACATACCCACCGAAACCGTGGGAGTTTTTTGTCTCTCCAGGTCACAATCTAGTCTGGTGCAATATTTTCAAAGCGGCAAGTAGCACATGGATGTACTACTTCAATATATTAGGTAAGGACACACTTTTATTTGATCTTGATgacttttgaaaagtttacaTATTTGTTCTTCATTTTAGGCGGTTACGACATAAAATATCTTCAGCGAACAAAAATGTCTCCACTTGAATTAGCCCGACATCGTTTTCCTAGGCCAGAACTATTGGAGCTCTTTGAGTCTCTAGCATCTTCTCTATCATTTCTCACTGTGCGTGAACCTTTTGAAAGGTTATTATCTGCTTATCGGGATAAGTTAGAAGGATGCCGCAATAAATACTACAAGGTACTAGGGAAACAGATAATTAGGCAATTCAGGAAAGGAGCAAAGCTAAAGCGACATAATTCAGGACcaacttttaaagaatttctaCATTTCATTGTTCACAATAATAAGATCGGCAAGCAATTCGATGAGCACTGGGCGCCTATTTACAGTTTTTGCACACCGTGCACTATCAATTTTACACTTATTGCAAAGGTCGAGACATTCCAACGAGACAGTGAATATATTATCAGGCAAGCTGGATTAGAGCCATTGCTATTGGGCAAACTTCCAAAGAGCAAAATGCGAAAAATATCAAACCAATCAGCTCATAATACTGGAAATCTTATTCAAAGGTATAATTGTGACTTTCATTGTCCCGAAAAGTGATTGAGTTGAAAAATCATTTCAGATATTTTTCACAAATCGACCGACAAACTTTGGATGCCGTTCTCGATATATATCGTTTGGATTTCGAGCTATTTGGCTATGACCTGACCAAGTATTACGACATTGTCCAACCACCATCCACGACAACACCACCATATTCTCCAGAACTTTTTACAACAAATCTGTCAACAGTCTCACAGACCGCGACCAATACAAAATCCCTCACAACTATTACGGACCAGGACCACTTTAATCACTTGATTTAAATCTAAACAGAAATTACAAAactatactaaaaaaaaaacacaacaaaacagAACCCGTACGAATTTTACATCTAGAAACTAgttcatttatacaaaaatgtattggttTCACACCATTATTCAATCTATATGACCTTGAACAGGTACCTACTCAAATGTTattaacataaatatatatattataaactaTTGTACATAATTTAGactatacaaaacaaaaaacaaatatgttgccaaattattaacaaattatattatcatacaaatatttataatttagtaTTATTGTATACTAAACACTTCTCACCGAAGTGTTTTTAGCACAAGTAacatatattttgttgaatttttaaccgtctttaagaaaatatttcaaaaaatacgcTTTATTGTTCCGAAAaggattgattttgtttaagaaaaaatagtatttataaagaaaatcagccgcataattaaataaatgtgaTAATTTCTAATCTGTTTTAtatcttattgtttttattaatttttaaatattttttttcttttatttataaaaaaaagaaactatttttgaatgaaaatttacTGTAGGTGTAAAGGCTATAATATTGTCCTTTTAGACAATCTGCGCTCGAATGTCTTTAAACAGGTCCATTCAGACAAAGAGAAAtaagtacatacataatatataattttttatatataagaagaattttaaaatattaataacatttaaaaatgtataaaatatatttacgaGTATAGCTTAAATTTGCAATTGTAAGATAgtagtttgaatttttttatcaataaaaaatgtatttgatgtttaaaaatatgtaaatgttgtaattgtttattctttaaaaaacactcATATTATTTACAACCCCACATTTCTGGACGGCAAAAATTGTAGTTGTTTCCTTCGCCACTTGCAGTTTTTGTTGCCTATGTTCTGCCTAAAATATGCTCCAATAAGTTTAGTAACACAATTCCAACAAATTATTTGTTACaatctttttatttgatttgtataacatacatacgtacatacgtTTAAAAAAGGCTgtcaactaaaatattttaagacttaTTGTTCTGAACTTTgaggaaaaaaacatttttgaaaacattagcCGAAAATTTTCGGAAATAAGAATATTAACCGAAATATGAAAACCTATAGAACGATGTTAATAaggcatattaaaaaaaaccgaaaaatgtAAAATCTTTTTCGGATGTCCAGACCTACATTTAAAGTAAGccattttgtattcaaatctGACAGTTTCCAACAGCTTGTTTTGAATCAACTTAAGCCATTTTGCAAACACTCAATTTGCGAACGGACGAAAAAAGATATGATTCTACCCCACTATTTAAAAGCTTGCAAATAATTGTTCATTTAGTATAATAAGCTGTTTATTCGATATTGATATAGAATCAACTTCCAACAAgattgttgttaaaatatacaaaatactcACATTAGTTCCTCTGTCATTTAAATGGAAATTCAGCAACataataaaaactaacttaaattgACCGTCGTTTAACTTTTATGAATACAAGTATTGTAATGCTCACGCATACCTTATGCTGCTTGTTTACATTACGTCCGTTCGTGTACCTTCCTAAAACAgtccaattttacgaaaaattacaaaatttaactaaatcccGTTCGCGAACTCAAAAAAttcgtagtttttcgtaaaagagagcCCTCACGAGAGACTAAAATATTTCCCCAATCTACaaattttagcccaagaaatttcaTTGGGATGATTtgtaaaaagtgtcaaatttgatagaacttcaaataaattaaataaatggcgttcaatctcgtgtttgATAGGGTATCTTGAATAGGTGGATTTTAGATATCTTCTTGCACGAGTCGGATAggtgtattgagatagctgtcaaaaaataaaaacaactttcagctgttcacaaaaagcagggAAACATCTAAGCTTCGAAGTTGACAACATACacccagactttttaaaaatccttctCCCTTTCATACTTCCTCATAACCCACATTTTTAACACCATCATAATGACCTCCATTTATCCCACCTCCtggaaaaaatgttaagaaagaaaatggaatacaGAGCAATAGCTATCCTTCCTTTTTTAtctaaggcttttgaaactatcttaagtaaccagatcaaaaattatattgaagataCACGTCTTCTCCAATCGGGATTTAGATTTGGCTACAGCTGCATCTCAGCccttttaaaaatttctgaAGATATAAGACAAGATTTAGACTATAATTAAACAACTGGGATAACCCTACTtgacttttccaaagtatttgatTGCGTTAACTCTAGCCTCCTCTGTGATAAACTGACGACTTATTGACTAATCGCATGCAAGCCGTATCGTGTAACGGTATAGGTGTTCCTTAAGGATCTATCCTTGGTCCTTTACTGTTCtctatgtttattaatgatttgccatCTGTTTTATCTTACATCCAGTTGCACATCTACGCTGATGGTGTACAATTATATAGAAGCTTTCCTATCGGTATGATTGAAGATGCGATagaaaaaatgaacattgatttatgctcaatatTCGATTGGTCAACTCGGAATGAACTTGTACTTAatccagaaaaaacaaaagctattccaataagtaaaaataaacccCACCTTAAAAATGTTCCACCCCTTTACTTGAACGCCTGCCAAATCGAATATGtcacaaatgcaaaaaaacCTGGGTATAACTTTCAACAGTAGGCTAAAGTGGGACACCCATATCAAAACTGTTATCTCCAAAATGTATGCTTCACTCCgaggactatctgttactaGACCAATTCTGCCTACTTAAGTTAGATTAAAGCTGGTTAAATCACTTATCATACCAATAGTAACGTATGGGTGTGAGATATTTCCAGATCCTGACTCCAACTCGCTTCGTAAGCTAAAGGTAGCATTCAATGCCATTGCTCGGTTTGTTTTGAACCTCCGAAGATACGATCACGTTTCGTCTCAGGCtcgtcaacttttaaattgcaacttggaagcttttttttaaatatcggtgtTGTTTGCTTCTCTTCAAACTAGTTTTCAACAAGACTCCAAACtatttgtttaataagcttAATTTTAGATCTTCATGTCATTTTACCTTGCTGCGCTCCCCCAGGTTTACCTGTTTGACATCACGGaggcaatttttcgtttatgctaTCAGACTGTGGAATAATCTTCCCAGTCACATAGGGTCTGGAATCGAACATAGAAGGTTTcatcaactttgttttgaatatttctcaaatttgaactgaggtaacttttttgtaattaggtaacttttttgtaattattgtaatttcttcttCCTGTGACTTTAgtagaaattcttggatacctttggattctaTTTTTCACACCTCAGAtagtaaaacactaacaaaaaggtatccggataccctatctgtctgagattgaacgcagtcaATGCAATTTATTTGCTCTCACTTATAGGATTAAAAATTGGGCgtattcacaaagctagtggctatgtagtcaaaattcaacaagctttgtgaatgcaaatctacactacaaagctagtcaatctggaacggtcatattattgacaagtgcaaatatataaaataagaaaaatttttggtttttaaagtcaataaaatcaaattaaggacacaatttgaatgatttatatttgtatttaatgactgaacgatttatttcattttgaattcgtgtctttaccgagcagctgattctgaaacgtcaaaatcattctaaactaactttgtagccgatttttgtacactacgtcggagggaaaatttcaaatcattttgtagttagatttagccaatcagaatctcttgactacgtagccactagctttgcaAATGCGAACATTCTTTTccaaagaacagcaacaagacTACAGCTTTcaagtttttccataaaaaaaaacaatggaccaGCATGATGTTGCTCGAAGTTCATGTTGTCTTGAATGGTccatttacaaacaaaaaattaattctacgaaattaaacaattatgtttcaaaatttatatttttttgacagttgaattgtgggaaaaatttgttgatttcccgttcgcttacttttttgtcgttttattttttgtgagagaattttacccccactctttaaaatatctctttttacgaatATTAGCGCAGAAAGCacgcgaacggacctattaTTAACGATATTGCagattcttaacaatttttaaagttgttcaaatttgacatttacttTCTGaccttttagtaaaaatattcttAACGAACGTACAAAATcgttacatttaatttaaattgtttatactCACTTGATAAAACAGTCAAAAGAAATATATAGTCCGAAAATGTAATCAAACCAGAAGATCCCAGCTTATAGAAAATACTGTCCTTTTCCAGATTCAAATCCAAACGTTCTGTTACCGACTGCgagaaaaaataatgacaaagaattggtttgaaatttcgtcattgatataaattttagacaatgtaaaaaaaaatagaactaatACTATTCATGTGCATTGGCCAAACTAAAATCACATACAAGTTAGCTAAAAATGACCACATCTTTCAAGAGCATAGATTTATACTGAAATTTTTATCGTGATGTGTACttgattgtattttattttatggggGGGGGGCTAAactatataaatcaaaaatatgtatttaaaaacattcagGTTAAAATAGTCgagtgtatttttgtatgtaggtAAGGTTGGTTAAAAGAGAATATCGCCAAAGATtataaaactgacaaaaatatttatttttccttaaagcCGTAAAGTTAACAATGGCGCTGGGAGAGGGAGCAAAGAGAAGTTCAATCAAATTCATGCAACAGATCAATAAaattctcttatttattaaacaaaacatgCAAGGAAGATTTTATATGTAAAATGCTtgctttggttttaaaaatgaaaacctaagaaaattgaattatttgagaAATGCAAAACTAATTTATACCTCGCCAGAAACCTGAAAAGACATATTTagagatgaaaaaaaagagaggaaAGGTGTTAGAAGAAATATTACGTAATTGCAATATTGCGCTagcaaaactttatttgaaaaacaaaaagacaaaaataagaatGAAAGTAGGGCATGTGAACggcttttttttagaaagttattatattaattttcctGAGAAATCAACGGATTGGTTTAATTGCATTGTTGAATCTAAATAAAGAACACAAAACGGTTCCATCTATTTGAACTCACCTTTGGGTCGTAGCGACGGAATTGATCTAAACCaagaccttaaaataaaaagaaaagaaaatatttgattggCTTAACAAACACTTTTGGAAATATGAATTTGAATGAAATGTTAGTTaaatttacaatattattatatatgtatgtatgtagtattAGTATGTTATAAAGCATATTTCCTACCCTCTGGTTGTTTTATGCCCGGTGTCATGCTTGTTAGAAAATCGCTTGGAGTCATAAACACCTCATAACGATCGTCTATGGTTGGAACTTGAATCGTGGCAAAGTAACGAAAAACTTTATCTGGCGTTGAAAATTGTCGAATGCGATTTTCATACTCGATTATCTGTGAGATTCAATTTTTAGATACAATGGCAAAAATGGAAAAGTAGataattaaatacataaacTTCTGcatgtcaaaaacaaaacaaagggaaaagtaaaaacaaaactaatggaGACAAAAATTACACGAAATGATAGCAAAGCAAGGATTTGATATAAACCATGAAAATGGccttttgaaagttttgactaAGAGACCACAATAAACTTGATTCTTtaattcataacaaaaatttGGGTATGCGGGTTTTTAGCTAATTTTTcgtgattttttgaatttaaaaaagaactaattttgtttattatttcgcGACTTGGAAGGAatctgaatttttgttttttttttttttcttgaaaacaattaatttgtatgATATGCCGAAAATGCGAAATGTAGAGCAAAATGGTAAGCTCTTAACTTCGATATCAAGtagatttttaaactgttactattttatgaaatttaaaaggtAAAACATTGTTTAAGGTTTCTAttcgaaaaatacaatttaattgaaatggGACAGCAGGAAAGAgctgcatacatttttttttagattatagtattatatttttataacacaACTTTAAGGGTGtgggatgttaaaaaatcaactttcataGCAGTAAATTAGTACCAAATACATTTCCGAAAAAATAATCCCTTAACTTAATAATAGTGTTATTATGATTAAGcaaaatttcaattaagaaATATGCCCTTACAATGTATAATAAAGTTTGTTATAAGAAACGGTTATAACCCATAACTTGTTTAATATCGtgttagttttaattaattttattctacTGCTATTGGCAAAAGTTAGTACCATAAATCTAAGCTTTAGAAGTGCAACCcaacttaattgaaaaaaaaaaaaatgtttgaatatttttaccaTCTGGTTGTTTGAGGCCTGGATAAATGGCTCGAAGGAAATCATCGGGAGTCATGTATATTTCAGTTCCGCCGCCACTCATTGGCAGCCTCACAGTCGCAAAATATCGAAAAATCTTATCGGGTGTTGAGAATTGACGGATTCTGTTTTCGTATTCCATTATCTTggtttttcagaaatttaagtGCGAACATAAGAGaaacaaagatttttaaaacaaaacataaataaaaacatcaccaacataaataataaatttaaaatccacCAATGCTAAAGGCAAATAATgttcttttattgtttataaagcAACGTAGTTGAGTAGATCCTAACAATATACCTTTCGATCACGAAAAccgaatttttcttttttggatttcTTTGCTGCTTCATCATTTATTTGGCTCTCATCTTCAGATTCACCAGAATCACCTTCGCTTTCGTTTGCTGATTGGCCAAGTTTTTCCTGTTGAGACTTTTGAGGCTCTTCTTGGCTAGCATCCGCATCGACTTTGGGCATTAGATATTTCTTTATTCTAAAACAAgagaacaaattttaagttcttttgcctttgtctttaatttatttgaagatgaAACCAAAACCTACTTCCTGAAATCGACCATGCAGATAATGAAGAGCGAACCAATAACCAAGTGGAAGTACTTGGTAAGCGAGGGAGTTGGTTCTTTTGCGTGACCAAACTTCTTGTGTCCTCTTGTATTGGGGTTTTCCGATTGTTGTGCAGCGAGCGCCCAAGGTTGGTGtctgttttgtaaaaatgtcgTCGTTGTTCCTGGAGCCAGACGGCTGGCACTTATGAACTGCCTGCCAATGGCAGCGCCACATTGACGCAGTACTGACATTCTTCgatgcaaaaatatatatttacgctttaaaatgcaaatatcgattattaaatttttaaaacaagaaaacaaaaaacaacaattaaatttacaatttagaattttaattttgaaagtaatcTTCCTCAGCTCCTTATGTACGCAGAATTTTTCACTTTGTCACAAAAGTCAAATGTTGTCATTCTTCTGATGACAGTTGTTATCAGCTGTTAGGGTGCGCTCAGAAATTTGGTAGCTGTCAAGTCATTTTCAAGAGAAAATTCATTGCAGCATATTAGGAgacatttttagaaacaatAATGAGTACGTTCAGGCCACAATACAAGCCAAATTAATGAAGGTCAAATAGCGAAGGTTTAATCCTTGGACTGCCTGCAAAATGCTTAACCAAAAAAGTGGATTctgacaaatttaaaatctttaataataattgttaagcGCTATTCACATAAGTACGATAAACGACCAACGAATTAACGAATAttcgttgattttgacatttctttcacatgagagtttttaattcatcGCGATTGAAGTGTGACTTTGACAATTGaccaaaacaagaataatttttttaggttaagagcaagctattattttgttggttgcgagtgtggattatgt
This window of the Eupeodes corollae chromosome 3, idEupCoro1.1, whole genome shotgun sequence genome carries:
- the LOC129949925 gene encoding calcium uptake protein 1 homolog, mitochondrial isoform X1; amino-acid sequence: MSVLRQCGAAIGRQFISASRLAPGTTTTFLQNRHQPWALAAQQSENPNTRGHKKFGHAKEPTPSLTKYFHLVIGSLFIICMVDFRKIKKYLMPKVDADASQEEPQKSQQEKLGQSANESEGDSGESEDESQINDEAAKKSKKEKFGFRDRKIMEYENRIRQFSTPDKIFRYFATVRLPMSGGGTEIYMTPDDFLRAIYPGLKQPDGLGLDQFRRYDPKSVTERLDLNLEKDSIFYKLGSSGLITFSDYIFLLTVLSTSRRHFEIAFRMFDLNGDGDVDSEEFEKVATLIRQQTSIGNRHRDHSHTGSTFKGVNSALTTYFFGRNMNKKLTIEKFLDFQRQLQREMLSLEFERKKPDENGMISEADFAELMIAYAGYSDKKKQKKVKRVKRRFRDHGKGISKTDYLDFFHFLNNINDVDTALTFYHIAGASIDPATLKHVAKTVAMVNLSDHVIDVVFTIFDENMDGQLSNKEFVSVMKNRILRGLEKPKDTGFVKLMYSILKCANESKPVLLDI
- the LOC129949925 gene encoding calcium uptake protein 1 homolog, mitochondrial isoform X2: MSVLRQCGAAIGRQFISASRLAPGTTTTFLQNRHQPWALAAQQSENPNTRGHKKFGHAKEPTPSLTKYFHLVIGSLFIICMVDFRKIKKYLMPKVDADASQEEPQKSQQEKLGQSANESEGDSGESEDESQINDEAAKKSKKEKFGFRDRKIIEYENRIRQFSTPDKVFRYFATIQVPTIDDRYEVFMTPSDFLTSMTPGIKQPEGLGLDQFRRYDPKSVTERLDLNLEKDSIFYKLGSSGLITFSDYIFLLTVLSTSRRHFEIAFRMFDLNGDGDVDSEEFEKVATLIRQQTSIGNRHRDHSHTGSTFKGVNSALTTYFFGRNMNKKLTIEKFLDFQRQLQREMLSLEFERKKPDENGMISEADFAELMIAYAGYSDKKKQKKVKRVKRRFRDHGKGISKTDYLDFFHFLNNINDVDTALTFYHIAGASIDPATLKHVAKTVAMVNLSDHVIDVVFTIFDENMDGQLSNKEFVSVMKNRILRGLEKPKDTGFVKLMYSILKCANESKPVLLDI
- the LOC129949926 gene encoding carbohydrate sulfotransferase 11, translating into MLKRICSRRRVNIYFKFTLLLLLAIFYITFLFRESLNAFEMNKDKSLNKPESNPKPEIIRNRRRHQVKIEVDPYADFQVRTTKIPTTLNPVYEYSEEIHSATERNLTSRKTHLNEICKKRNIVSTYPPKPWEFFVSPGHNLVWCNIFKAASSTWMYYFNILGGYDIKYLQRTKMSPLELARHRFPRPELLELFESLASSLSFLTVREPFERLLSAYRDKLEGCRNKYYKVLGKQIIRQFRKGAKLKRHNSGPTFKEFLHFIVHNNKIGKQFDEHWAPIYSFCTPCTINFTLIAKVETFQRDSEYIIRQAGLEPLLLGKLPKSKMRKISNQSAHNTGNLIQRYFSQIDRQTLDAVLDIYRLDFELFGYDLTKYYDIVQPPSTTTPPYSPELFTTNLSTVSQTATNTKSLTTITDQDHFNHLI